One Castanea sativa cultivar Marrone di Chiusa Pesio chromosome 4, ASM4071231v1 DNA window includes the following coding sequences:
- the LOC142631367 gene encoding uncharacterized protein LOC142631367, producing the protein MEQHLRLSKDEGDLIDDPSQCRRQPHVLAAQRVLQYIKDSIYCLPCYLFRKKPTSGPGSDAFTEKGFNNWKKHSKLVLLEAMMKALIQKMENSKYTSPTIQKEILHILANKVQNAIREEIGDAKFCILVDEARDESERGQMAIILRFVDKEGFIKERFFHVVYVKDTTALTLKNEICDVLSHYNLHIENIRGQGYDGLQLVLVTASREVKDVHQFFDHLVNIINIVVGSSKRNDELQHAQAEQVENMIASNETKTGRGANQIGALQRVGDTRLICLVLTLPVSTATTEQVSQL; encoded by the exons ATGGAACAACATCTCAGGTTGTCCAAAGATGAAGGTGATTTGATTGATGATCCATCTCAGTGTAGAAG ACAACCCCATGTGTTAGCAGCACAACGGGTTCTACAATACATCAAAG ATTCAATCTATTGTCTACCTTGCTACCTTTTTCGTAAGAAACCAACAAGTGGTCCTGGATCAGATGCATTCACTGAAAAAGGTTTTAATAATTGGAAAAAG CATTCCAAGCTTGTGCTTTTAGAGGCCATGATGAAAGCCTTGATTCAAAAAATGGAG AATTCCAAATATACGTCACCCACAATTCAAAAGGAGATTCTGCATATTCTAGCTAATAAAGTGCAAAATGCTATTCGTGAAGAAATTGGGGATGCAAAATTTTGCATTCTAGTTGATGAAGCTCGAGATGAGTCGGAGAGAGGGCAAATGGCCATCATTTTGAGGTTTGTTGATAAAGAAGGTTTCATTAAAGAGCGTTTCTTTCATGTTGTGTATGTTAAAGACACTACTGCATTGACTTTAAAGAATGAGATATGTGATGTCCTTTCTCATTATAACCTCCACATTGAAAATATTCGAGGACAAGGATATGATGG GTTGCAATTAGTTCTAGTTACAGCATCTAGAGAAGTAAAAGATGTTCATCAGTTCTTTGATCATTTGgttaatattatcaatattgttGTTGGTTCTAGTAAGCGTAATGATGAATTGCAACATGCTCAAGCAGAACAAGTTGAGAATATGATTGCTTCTAATGAAACTAAGACTGGAAGAGGTGCAAACCAAATTGGTGCTTTGCAACGAGTTGGAGATACTAG GCTTATTTGTCTTGTGTTGACCCTTCCAGTTTCTACAGCAACTACAGAACAAGTTTCTCAGCTATGA